A single window of Martelella sp. NC20 DNA harbors:
- a CDS encoding response regulator has translation MRILVIEDDPVLADGLAVGLGLNGETVDAVATCVDARAAISAGRFDAIILDLMLPDGSGLDLLAEIRRAGNRTPVLMLTALDETSDRIRGLDVGADDYIGKPFDLEELAARLRAVTRRGHGRAGPTLTANGIALDPSRMLVSVDGRDVILSRREFAILMALMERPGVIRSRQELEDRLYGWQEEIESNAIEVHIHNLRAKIGRTSIDTVRGLGYRMRPV, from the coding sequence ATGCGCATACTTGTGATCGAGGATGATCCCGTCCTGGCCGATGGCCTTGCCGTTGGCCTGGGGCTGAATGGCGAGACTGTCGATGCCGTCGCCACCTGTGTGGATGCGCGCGCGGCAATCAGTGCCGGCCGGTTCGATGCGATCATCCTCGACCTCATGCTGCCGGACGGCTCCGGGCTCGACCTGTTGGCAGAGATAAGACGGGCCGGCAACCGGACGCCCGTGTTGATGCTGACCGCGCTTGACGAAACGTCGGACCGGATCCGCGGGCTTGATGTCGGCGCCGACGATTACATCGGCAAGCCCTTCGATCTGGAGGAACTCGCCGCGCGTCTGCGCGCCGTCACGCGCAGGGGGCATGGGCGCGCCGGACCGACCCTGACCGCCAATGGCATCGCGCTTGACCCTTCCAGGATGCTGGTGAGCGTTGACGGACGGGACGTCATCCTTTCACGCCGCGAATTCGCGATCCTGATGGCGCTGATGGAGCGGCCAGGCGTTATCCGATCCCGGCAGGAGCTCGAAGACCGGCTCTACGGCTGGCAGGAAGAAATCGAGAGCAACGCCATCGAGGTCCACATCCATAACCTGCGGGCCAAGATCGGCCGGACCAGCATCGACACGGTTCGCGGGCTTGGCTACCGCATGAGGCCGGTCTGA
- the dsbD gene encoding protein-disulfide reductase DsbD: MTAMIRFLLAFPVAVLLLAGMAGVSCAEMPRPADEVFRLQADRDSKGAVTLDWTIAPGTYLYRDSLKAGEDGAPVPLALPKGEEKQDPNFGRVEVYHNRVRAALPQQPVTGTLTVTYQGCAEQGICYPPVEKTLDLANLSISGSESRLSAAAAERGPWQTPTIIRQTDPDTTGKADGTREADRTASYLTGNLFLMVAGFLGFGLLLSLTPCVFPMIPILSATLAGAGKRLSTGRGFILSLSYVLAMAAAYGLVGLFAGLSGANLQAALQTPWALGLSATVFVVLALGMFGVFELQLPPGLASRLAGHGRGGSVAGAAVMGFGSALIIGPCVTPPLAAAMLYAIKTGEAAKGAIALFALGLGMGMPLIAFGTFGARILPKSGPWLVVIRQAFGIVFLGVAVMLVARLLPPAVSLALWGAVAIGLAVFAGAFDRLSATSGWGQRAAKAGGLVTFIAGAVMLVGAAAGEGDPLRPLAFLAGASEPRHQVAEKQVTSLSAFDEALAGSGRTPVLVSFTADWCTICKSNEKIMAEPAIAARLRDVAVIIVDVTRQNRDARALMDRFSVVGPPTLFLVDRDGQEVGNSRITGAITTETIAQNLSRAGA; encoded by the coding sequence ATGACCGCAATGATCAGGTTCCTGCTTGCCTTCCCTGTCGCCGTTTTGCTGCTTGCCGGCATGGCGGGCGTTTCCTGCGCTGAGATGCCACGACCAGCCGATGAGGTCTTTCGCCTGCAGGCCGACCGCGACAGCAAAGGCGCCGTAACGCTGGACTGGACGATCGCGCCAGGCACCTATCTTTATCGCGACAGCCTGAAGGCAGGCGAGGACGGAGCACCGGTTCCACTCGCCTTGCCTAAAGGCGAAGAAAAACAGGATCCGAACTTCGGCCGTGTGGAAGTCTACCACAATCGTGTCAGGGCCGCGCTCCCGCAACAGCCTGTAACCGGTACGCTGACGGTGACCTATCAGGGCTGTGCCGAACAGGGGATTTGCTACCCGCCGGTCGAAAAGACCCTTGATCTGGCAAACCTTTCGATATCGGGGAGCGAGAGCCGGCTGAGCGCTGCCGCGGCCGAGCGCGGTCCCTGGCAAACCCCGACGATCATTCGACAAACCGATCCGGACACCACCGGCAAGGCGGACGGAACGCGTGAAGCCGATCGGACGGCATCCTATCTCACCGGCAATCTATTCCTGATGGTTGCGGGATTTCTGGGCTTCGGCCTGCTGCTGTCGCTGACGCCCTGCGTCTTCCCGATGATTCCGATCCTGTCGGCCACGCTGGCCGGAGCGGGCAAAAGGCTTTCGACCGGTCGGGGGTTTATCCTGTCGCTTTCCTATGTGCTGGCGATGGCCGCGGCATACGGGCTGGTCGGCCTGTTCGCCGGCCTGTCCGGCGCCAATCTGCAGGCGGCGCTCCAGACGCCCTGGGCGCTTGGCCTGTCGGCGACCGTGTTCGTGGTGCTTGCCCTCGGCATGTTCGGTGTTTTCGAGCTTCAACTGCCCCCGGGGCTTGCCTCACGTCTTGCCGGTCACGGTCGCGGTGGTTCGGTGGCGGGCGCCGCTGTTATGGGCTTTGGCTCCGCGCTCATCATCGGCCCCTGCGTCACCCCGCCTCTGGCGGCGGCCATGCTTTATGCCATCAAGACCGGCGAGGCGGCCAAGGGCGCCATCGCGCTTTTTGCACTGGGGCTCGGAATGGGGATGCCGCTGATTGCCTTCGGCACCTTCGGGGCCCGTATCCTGCCGAAATCCGGTCCCTGGCTTGTCGTGATCCGTCAGGCCTTCGGTATCGTCTTTCTTGGCGTCGCCGTGATGCTCGTTGCGCGGCTTCTGCCGCCGGCCGTCTCGCTTGCCCTTTGGGGCGCGGTGGCCATCGGTCTCGCCGTCTTTGCCGGCGCCTTTGATCGCCTTTCTGCCACAAGCGGCTGGGGACAGCGCGCAGCCAAGGCCGGCGGTCTCGTGACGTTCATTGCCGGCGCGGTCATGCTTGTCGGCGCGGCGGCCGGCGAAGGCGACCCGCTGCGTCCGCTGGCATTTCTGGCCGGCGCTTCTGAACCCCGGCATCAGGTCGCTGAAAAGCAGGTCACTTCTCTGTCTGCGTTTGACGAAGCGCTTGCCGGCTCCGGGCGAACGCCGGTGCTGGTCTCGTTCACCGCTGACTGGTGCACGATCTGCAAGTCCAACGAGAAGATCATGGCCGAACCGGCGATTGCCGCGCGCCTTCGGGACGTTGCCGTGATCATTGTCGACGTCACCCGTCAGAACCGCGACGCGCGGGCATTGATGGACCGGTTTTCCGTCGTCGGCCCGCCGACGCTCTTCCTCGTCGATCGCGACGGCCAGGAGGTCGGCAATTCGCGGATCACCGGCGCCATCACCACCGAAACCATCGCTCAAAACCTGTCCCGGGCCGGCGCCTGA
- a CDS encoding DsbA family protein, which produces MKRRTFLAAAMLAAFTVVGGMPAMTQNIDINAILHDPDAPEAGNPEGDVTIVAFLDYNCPFCKKSAPDLDRIVKEDGNIRLVYKDWPVLSEASVYGAQLALAAKYQGKYDEVHHALMAVPGHQVSEDQMLEAVRATSVDMQQLQDDVTGHHDQIAALLGRTMEQGDALGLVSTPTYLIGPMMTSTLDYDGFRETVAEARRRHAAGERVE; this is translated from the coding sequence ATGAAGCGCAGGACCTTCCTGGCCGCCGCCATGCTGGCGGCTTTCACAGTTGTCGGGGGCATGCCCGCAATGACCCAGAATATTGACATCAACGCCATTCTGCACGACCCCGACGCGCCCGAGGCGGGCAATCCCGAGGGTGACGTCACCATCGTCGCCTTCCTCGATTATAACTGCCCGTTCTGCAAGAAGTCGGCGCCCGACCTCGACCGCATCGTCAAAGAGGATGGCAATATCCGGCTCGTCTACAAGGACTGGCCGGTGCTTTCGGAGGCTTCTGTCTATGGCGCGCAACTGGCGCTCGCGGCCAAGTATCAGGGCAAATATGACGAAGTGCATCACGCATTGATGGCCGTGCCGGGTCATCAGGTCAGCGAGGACCAGATGCTCGAAGCGGTGCGCGCGACGAGCGTCGACATGCAGCAGTTGCAGGATGACGTCACCGGCCATCACGACCAGATCGCCGCGCTTCTGGGGCGCACGATGGAACAGGGCGACGCGCTCGGCCTTGTGTCGACGCCGACCTATCTGATTGGCCCGATGATGACGTCGACGCTCGATTACGATGGCTTCAGGGAAACGGTGGCGGAGGCCCGGCGCCGTCATGCCGCGGGAGAACGCGTCGAATGA
- a CDS encoding L,D-transpeptidase: MRYLPVRLLPVLVVAGLSACASTGAPPQPEMPKPVLEDARYAAVTDEPFNVPAVNLRQFDPEFRRQIVDDPTGEQPGTLVVDPENRFLYLVMDDGKAMRYGVGVGRAGMEWSGTANVAYKREWPTWTPTQDMIRRDPDTYQKWAGGMDGGPTNPLGARALYLFEDGKDTLYRIHGTNEPWSIGQSMSSGCIRMMNQDVMDLYRRVPDGAKVVVLPAGRQAPGPVTSENS; the protein is encoded by the coding sequence ATGAGGTATCTTCCCGTCAGGTTGCTTCCGGTGCTCGTGGTCGCAGGTCTTTCTGCCTGCGCATCAACTGGTGCGCCCCCTCAGCCGGAAATGCCGAAGCCGGTTCTTGAGGACGCGCGATACGCGGCCGTCACCGATGAGCCGTTCAATGTACCGGCCGTCAATCTGAGGCAGTTCGACCCCGAATTCCGGCGCCAGATCGTTGATGATCCGACCGGCGAGCAGCCGGGCACGCTGGTCGTCGATCCGGAAAACCGGTTCCTCTATCTGGTGATGGATGACGGCAAGGCCATGCGCTACGGCGTGGGTGTCGGTCGTGCAGGCATGGAATGGTCCGGTACGGCCAATGTCGCCTACAAGCGCGAATGGCCGACATGGACGCCGACGCAGGACATGATCAGGCGAGATCCGGACACCTATCAGAAATGGGCAGGCGGAATGGATGGCGGGCCGACGAACCCGCTCGGTGCCCGGGCGCTCTATCTGTTCGAGGATGGCAAGGATACGCTTTACCGGATCCACGGCACCAACGAACCATGGTCGATCGGCCAGTCCATGTCGTCAGGCTGCATCCGGATGATGAACCAGGACGTCATGGATCTCTATCGCCGTGTGCCGGACGGTGCAAAGGTGGTCGTGCTGCCTGCCGGCAGGCAGGCGCCGGGACCTGTCACCTCCGAGAACTCCTAA
- a CDS encoding ArsR/SmtB family transcription factor has product MDAISDPTRRAALALIWNDREHCVCELMTRLGATQSRMSRHLKVLRDAGLILDRRDAQWVRYRKNPDIRPEFAAVIDAVLAAEAYAERQSA; this is encoded by the coding sequence TTGGACGCGATCTCCGACCCGACCCGCCGCGCGGCGCTGGCCCTGATCTGGAATGATCGGGAGCATTGCGTGTGTGAATTGATGACGCGGCTGGGGGCCACCCAGAGCCGCATGTCGCGCCATCTGAAAGTGCTGCGGGATGCCGGGCTGATCCTCGACCGGCGCGATGCACAATGGGTGCGCTATCGCAAGAATCCGGACATCAGGCCCGAATTCGCGGCGGTGATCGATGCGGTTCTGGCCGCTGAAGCTTATGCGGAAAGGCAAAGCGCATGA
- a CDS encoding permease, whose translation MTIATQRLKSGRDGSALRWYLGIAGASVIWWLAYGQLIAFSEWATTLFPVDRQSHTGEAIAFFFYDVPKVLLLLTGIVFVTGVLRSWFSPEKTRALLAGRRQIFGYPMAAALGVLTPFCSCSSVPLFIGFVSAGIPLGVTFSFLIAGPMVGPVGLGLLYGLVGWKIATIYLVFGFTIATIAGWALGKMRLERYLQAWVRDINAGPAGDLPEERTSFADRLKIGLEQVREIVGKVWIWVVVGISIGALIHGYVPEALMLRVMGGEAWWSVPAAVIVGVPMYTNAAGVIPIVEALLGKGAALGTTLAFMMSVIALSLPEMIILKQVLTYRLIAIFIAVVSAGILATGFLFNLIL comes from the coding sequence ATGACTATCGCGACGCAGAGGTTGAAAAGCGGGCGGGATGGTTCCGCCCTCAGATGGTATCTCGGCATCGCGGGCGCTTCGGTGATCTGGTGGCTGGCCTATGGTCAACTGATCGCCTTCTCCGAATGGGCCACCACGCTTTTTCCCGTCGACCGCCAAAGCCACACCGGCGAGGCGATTGCCTTTTTCTTCTATGATGTTCCCAAGGTCTTGTTGCTTCTGACCGGCATCGTGTTTGTCACCGGCGTGTTGCGCAGCTGGTTCAGTCCGGAGAAAACCCGCGCACTGCTTGCCGGAAGACGCCAGATTTTCGGCTACCCCATGGCCGCGGCTCTCGGCGTTCTCACACCCTTTTGTTCATGTTCCTCCGTACCGCTTTTCATCGGCTTCGTTTCAGCCGGGATTCCGCTTGGCGTCACGTTTTCCTTTCTGATCGCAGGTCCGATGGTCGGACCTGTCGGACTAGGCCTGCTTTATGGCCTTGTCGGCTGGAAAATTGCGACGATCTATCTCGTCTTCGGCTTCACCATCGCCACGATTGCCGGTTGGGCTCTCGGGAAGATGCGGCTGGAGCGCTACCTTCAGGCGTGGGTGCGGGATATCAATGCGGGACCGGCGGGCGACCTCCCCGAGGAGCGGACGAGTTTTGCCGACCGGTTGAAGATCGGCCTTGAACAGGTCCGGGAGATTGTCGGCAAGGTCTGGATCTGGGTCGTGGTCGGGATATCCATCGGGGCGCTGATCCACGGTTATGTTCCTGAAGCGCTCATGCTCCGGGTCATGGGCGGCGAGGCGTGGTGGTCTGTTCCGGCTGCCGTCATCGTCGGCGTGCCGATGTACACCAATGCCGCGGGCGTTATCCCGATCGTCGAAGCGCTCCTGGGCAAGGGCGCTGCCCTTGGCACGACGCTGGCCTTCATGATGTCGGTCATCGCGCTTTCCCTGCCCGAGATGATCATCCTCAAACAGGTGCTGACCTACCGGCTGATCGCGATTTTCATCGCCGTTGTGTCTGCCGGTATTCTGGCCACGGGCTTCTTGTTCAACCTCATCCTCTGA
- a CDS encoding thioredoxin family protein, with product MKSIRIYGPGCKRCEATEAMVKAAAEKLGIAADIEKVTDPKSIAMAGVMSTPGIAVDGRLVHAGGLPDKAKLEAWLSA from the coding sequence ATGAAATCGATCAGGATTTATGGCCCCGGCTGCAAACGCTGCGAAGCAACGGAAGCCATGGTGAAAGCCGCCGCCGAAAAGCTCGGCATTGCCGCCGACATTGAAAAGGTGACCGATCCGAAATCAATAGCGATGGCAGGCGTGATGTCGACACCGGGCATAGCGGTTGACGGCAGGCTCGTTCACGCGGGGGGACTGCCGGACAAGGCCAAACTCGAGGCCTGGCTGTCGGCGTAG
- the phnE gene encoding phosphonate ABC transporter, permease protein PhnE — translation MSDAPYPAVWRRRTSRQSLMIWAGWFGLVALTVWCWQVMTRDTIWAFVSDAPKQAADIGSRMWPPRLSYMNELWAPLWDTLNMATLGTMLGVVLAVPVAFLAARNTTPSAMILRPAALFVIVASRSINSLIWALLLVAIMGPGLLPGVIAIGLRSVGFIGKLLYEAIEEVDATQVEAIAATGASHAQILDYAIVPQVQPAFWGITVFRWDINIRESAILGLVGAGGLGLKLQSSLNVLAWPQVTMILVVILATVIVSEWVSARVRQAII, via the coding sequence ATGAGCGACGCCCCTTATCCCGCGGTCTGGCGCCGCCGCACATCCCGGCAATCGCTGATGATCTGGGCCGGCTGGTTTGGCCTCGTTGCGCTGACCGTCTGGTGCTGGCAGGTTATGACGCGCGACACGATCTGGGCTTTCGTGAGCGATGCGCCGAAGCAGGCCGCCGATATCGGCAGCCGGATGTGGCCGCCGCGCCTGTCTTACATGAACGAGCTCTGGGCGCCGCTCTGGGACACTTTGAACATGGCCACGCTCGGCACCATGCTGGGTGTCGTTCTTGCCGTTCCGGTCGCCTTTCTGGCGGCGCGCAACACCACGCCATCGGCCATGATCCTGCGGCCTGCGGCCCTGTTCGTCATCGTGGCCAGCCGTTCGATCAATTCGCTGATCTGGGCGCTTCTGCTGGTCGCCATCATGGGGCCGGGCCTCCTGCCCGGCGTCATAGCCATCGGCCTGCGCTCGGTCGGCTTCATCGGCAAGCTGCTCTATGAGGCGATTGAAGAGGTTGACGCGACGCAGGTCGAAGCCATTGCCGCGACCGGCGCCAGCCACGCCCAGATCCTGGACTATGCCATCGTTCCGCAGGTGCAGCCCGCCTTCTGGGGCATCACCGTGTTCCGCTGGGACATCAATATCCGCGAAAGCGCGATCCTCGGCCTTGTCGGCGCCGGCGGTCTCGGTCTGAAACTGCAGTCATCGCTCAATGTGCTGGCCTGGCCGCAGGTCACGATGATTCTCGTCGTCATTCTCGCAACCGTCATTGTGTCGGAATGGGTATCGGCAAGGGTGCGACAGGCGATTATCTAG
- the phnE gene encoding phosphonate ABC transporter, permease protein PhnE, which translates to MSNYPTTYPTTWKRPPQVFTHRGWRIGLQIGFAAWFVLALATLDPNWARIVEGWSRGARFLVGFLQPDFTSRWSDISKGLIESLTMTLTSTVAGVIISVPVGIGAARNVSPKIVYLVCRSIIAVSRSLQEIIIAIFFVAMFGFGPFAGFLTLSFATIGFLSKLLAEDIEDIDEAQAEAIRATGASWMQMINYAIQPQVMPRLIGLSLYRLDINFRESAVIGIVGAGGIGATLNTAIDRYEYDSAGAIILVIILLVMAAEYGSSYIRKFLQ; encoded by the coding sequence ATGAGCAATTATCCGACGACTTATCCGACGACATGGAAGCGTCCGCCGCAGGTATTCACCCATCGCGGCTGGCGGATAGGGCTTCAGATCGGGTTTGCGGCCTGGTTCGTTCTCGCGCTTGCCACGCTCGACCCGAACTGGGCGCGGATCGTCGAAGGCTGGTCGCGGGGCGCGCGCTTTCTGGTCGGCTTTCTGCAACCCGATTTTACCAGCCGCTGGAGCGATATCTCAAAGGGGCTGATCGAGAGCCTGACAATGACGCTGACCTCGACGGTGGCCGGCGTCATCATCTCCGTGCCGGTCGGCATCGGCGCGGCGCGCAATGTCTCGCCCAAGATTGTCTATCTTGTCTGCCGTTCGATCATCGCCGTCAGCCGCTCGCTGCAGGAAATCATCATCGCGATCTTCTTTGTGGCGATGTTCGGCTTTGGCCCGTTTGCCGGGTTCCTGACGCTGAGCTTTGCCACGATCGGCTTTTTGTCGAAGCTTCTGGCGGAAGACATCGAGGATATCGACGAGGCGCAGGCGGAGGCGATCAGGGCAACCGGCGCTTCATGGATGCAGATGATCAACTACGCCATCCAGCCGCAGGTCATGCCGCGCCTCATCGGCTTGTCGCTCTATCGCCTCGACATCAATTTCCGCGAAAGCGCAGTGATCGGCATTGTCGGCGCGGGCGGCATCGGCGCGACCCTGAACACCGCCATCGACCGCTATGAATATGACAGCGCCGGCGCGATCATCCTGGTCATCATTCTCCTCGTCATGGCGGCGGAGTACGGTTCCAGCTATATCCGGAAGTTCCTGCAATGA
- the phnC gene encoding phosphonate ABC transporter ATP-binding protein gives MLELKSLTKTYKTGDKALNDVSLTVPEGQVVGLIGPSGAGKSTLIRCVNRLVEPTSGSVAISGKLITGQGQRELRAMRRRIGMIFQEYALVERLTVMENVLSGRLGYVGFWTSFTRRYSADDIGLAYRLLDRVGLMHQADKRADALSGGQRQRVGIARALAQEPELLLVDEPTASLDPKTSRQIMRLLIEICAERNLPAIVNIHDVPLAQQFMQRIIGLRAGEVVFDGPPDALSETALTEIYGAEDWNAMRKGAQEDESAEAEEAAVLARLGA, from the coding sequence ATGCTCGAACTCAAATCGCTGACCAAAACCTACAAGACCGGCGACAAGGCCCTGAACGACGTCAGCCTCACCGTGCCGGAAGGTCAGGTTGTCGGACTGATCGGTCCCTCCGGCGCCGGAAAATCCACGCTGATCCGCTGCGTCAACCGCCTCGTCGAGCCGACCTCCGGTTCGGTTGCAATATCCGGCAAGTTGATCACAGGCCAGGGGCAGCGCGAATTGCGGGCCATGCGTCGCCGCATCGGCATGATTTTTCAGGAATATGCCCTGGTCGAACGGCTGACCGTCATGGAAAATGTTCTGTCCGGCCGGCTGGGCTATGTCGGGTTCTGGACCAGCTTCACCCGCCGCTACAGCGCGGACGATATCGGTCTTGCCTATCGGCTGCTGGATCGCGTCGGCCTGATGCACCAGGCCGACAAGCGCGCCGACGCGCTCTCCGGCGGCCAGCGGCAACGTGTCGGCATCGCCCGCGCGCTTGCCCAGGAACCCGAACTGCTGCTGGTCGATGAGCCGACGGCCAGCCTCGATCCCAAGACAAGCCGCCAGATCATGCGGCTTCTGATCGAAATCTGCGCCGAACGCAATCTTCCCGCCATTGTGAACATTCACGACGTGCCGCTGGCGCAGCAGTTCATGCAGCGCATTATCGGACTGCGTGCCGGCGAGGTGGTGTTTGACGGCCCCCCCGACGCGCTGAGCGAGACAGCGCTGACCGAGATTTACGGCGCGGAAGACTGGAACGCGATGCGCAAGGGCGCGCAGGAAGACGAGAGCGCCGAAGCCGAAGAGGCGGCCGTGCTTGCGAGGCTCGGCGCATGA
- the phnD gene encoding phosphate/phosphite/phosphonate ABC transporter substrate-binding protein — translation MRRALLAAAALVAMTVPAFADFTLDSRYTDADGDLIADIPSDPAELVDPSVLIFAYTPVEDPAVYAEAWKDFLTHIEEVTGKRVQFFPVDSNAAQIEAMRAGRLHIAGFNTGSNPLAVACAGFRPFTMMAAEDGSFGYEMEIITYPGSGIAEVEDIKGKALAFSSETSNSGFKAPSAILKSEYGMEAGTDFEATFSGKHDNTILGVANKDYPAGAIANSVRKRMVAREVITDDQVEIIYTSQTFPTTGYGLAHNLTPELQDKIKEAFASFEWEGSTLEEEFSKSGEAQFIPITFKDNWAVIRQIDEANGVSYNCQ, via the coding sequence ATGCGTCGTGCTCTTCTTGCAGCAGCCGCTCTGGTTGCTATGACAGTACCTGCTTTTGCAGATTTCACCCTGGACAGCCGCTACACGGATGCAGACGGCGACCTGATTGCCGATATCCCGTCCGATCCGGCTGAGCTTGTCGATCCTTCCGTGCTGATCTTCGCCTATACGCCGGTTGAAGACCCGGCTGTCTACGCCGAGGCATGGAAGGACTTTCTGACGCATATAGAAGAGGTTACCGGCAAGCGGGTCCAGTTCTTCCCGGTCGATTCCAACGCCGCCCAGATCGAAGCCATGCGTGCCGGCCGCCTCCATATCGCAGGCTTCAACACCGGCTCGAACCCACTGGCCGTGGCCTGCGCCGGTTTCCGTCCGTTCACCATGATGGCCGCCGAGGACGGTTCATTCGGCTACGAGATGGAAATCATCACCTATCCAGGCTCCGGCATTGCCGAAGTTGAAGACATCAAGGGCAAGGCCCTGGCGTTTTCGTCCGAGACCTCCAATTCAGGTTTCAAGGCCCCGTCGGCCATTCTGAAATCCGAATACGGCATGGAAGCCGGCACGGATTTCGAGGCCACTTTCTCCGGCAAACACGACAACACCATCCTCGGCGTGGCCAACAAGGACTATCCGGCCGGCGCCATCGCCAATTCGGTGCGCAAGCGCATGGTTGCCCGCGAGGTGATCACGGACGATCAGGTCGAGATCATCTACACCTCGCAGACCTTCCCCACCACCGGCTATGGCTTGGCGCACAATCTGACGCCCGAGCTTCAGGACAAGATCAAGGAAGCCTTCGCCTCCTTCGAATGGGAAGGGTCGACGCTGGAAGAGGAGTTCTCCAAGTCCGGCGAAGCACAGTTCATCCCGATCACCTTCAAGGACAACTGGGCCGTGATCCGCCAGATCGACGAGGCAAACGGCGTTTCCTACAATTGCCAGTAA